The following proteins are encoded in a genomic region of Burkholderia gladioli:
- a CDS encoding GH36-type glycosyl hydrolase domain-containing protein, with protein MLIGHFARGKRSPWNNIQPIREEFFGDERLAQHAASLAHAQTVAPRQTFGPSLVRRLKHNADHLLKAYRNTVVSDALGEQIMPAAEWLLDNYHLIAEQVRQVREDLSPRYYRQLPKLDDGPFPGYPRVLGISWAFVAHTDSRFDPEVLCRFMLAYQAVAPLTIGELWAVGITLRIVLIENLRRLADQITDERQARLDANALADRLLGEGGKAREAAGPLMVRHEYAVSRDAFAVQLIQRLHDHDPAIAPVLSWLHRQLALRGTTPDRIVSAVNHEQGAANLTVRNIITSLRLISEVDWTELFEQISPVDQALRRHPGFSLMDFPTRNRYRDAVEALSRGSRVSELEIARRVVADAQACGAGRAPDAEDAPVREADPGYHLLAGGRAALEVSIGYRAPLAQWWRRLTRRTGLAGYLGRIGLLVATLLAAILVWLAREKVPGPWLVGLGVAGLLPVLDVAVALVNRGVMHDIGTSPLPGLDLLDGIPPALRTMVAVPMLLSSEAALAEQIERLEIHHLASPAGALYFALLSDWVDAPVPRLECDEALLADAMAGIDRLNRRYPVAEGEPARFLLLHRERVWNESERCWMGWERKRGKLHELNRLLRGAPDTSFLASHGRPPSVPSDVRYVITLDADTRLLRDTVRRLIGKMAHPLNRPVFDPAGQRIVEGYGVLQPRVSASLASGEEGSLFQRVSSGAHGIDPYTSAVSDLYQDLFDEGSYAGKGIYDVDAFEAALAGRVPDNTVLSHDLFEGIFARAGLASDIEVVEAAPSRYDVAAARLHRWARGDWQLLPWLVFGHGPLPAVGRWKMLDNLRRTLTEPAWLFALLAGWLLPSPRAALVWSAFVLATIALPLLLPALCALLPSWRREHVKMTRLSLFHGWAVQWCFAGLSFGLSLVMLPQKAWSMGDAIVRTLFRVGVSRRHLLEWATAAEAAARARPRLASTYLQMRGGVMLSLLGAAAVLAAGWRFDRPAGWLVLPFASAWLAAPAIAYWLSRAPRSAGDLAVSPVDARQLRLDARRTWRYFERFVTAGDQMLPPDNFQEEPNPVIAHRTSPTNLGLYLLSTVSAREFGWLGTEDAVSRLEATLGTMERLARYRGHFYNWYDTRDLQPLEPRYVSSVDSGNLAGHLIALGNACRAWANQVHGAGREAICEGIGDTLALLREALGRGGEARGILRGEFEQVANELALALVLAGAPEGGEAGTAAPRARATPAWSEILMLVAAVADVARALTDEAQWAGRDQVDDVLFWARALELAVQGHGRDAARTPEQAAGLDARLHALTDVALRMAYAMEFGFLLDPVRKLLSIGFAVADGRLDPGNYDLLASEARLASFVAIAKGDVPVRHWFRLGRLARPVGHGAALISWSGSMFEYLMPSLVMRAPASSLMARTNQLVVRRQIAYGDDLSLPWGMSESAYNARDIELTYQYSSFGVPELGLKRDLARHLVVAPYASALAAMVAPHAAACNLERLRAAGAGGRYGFYEALDYTPARVPEGLPLVVVRAFMAHHQGMSIVSIANVLLGGRIRAFFHAEPAVRATELLLQERVPGRVASARPRVDASFEGRVRGSARTVVRRVQSADDPTPVTHLLSNGRYAVMLTAAGSGYSRRDDMAITRWHEDATRDDWGSYLYLRDLDSGVVWSAGWQPTGVVPDSYEVSFTEDRAEFVRRDGSLTTTLEVVVSAEDDAEVRRVSLVNTGAQARVVELTSYAEIVLAPPAADHAHPTFSKLFIETEYLPAAGAILATRRPRAPDEPQVWAAHLTVSADETLGPQQFETDRMRFIGRGRGVRQPLALAEPRALAGTAGTVLDAVFSLRRRLRVEPGAKVSIAYWTLVADSREQLLDLIDKHRDGESFSRAAMLAWTQAQVQLRHSAVSLDEAALFQQLAGYMLYSDPLMRPNSATLLRHAAAVSAAGGVGASPLWAHGVSGDLPILLVRIDDIEHVAMVRQLIRAHEYLRSKRLALDLVIINERAASYVQDLQAALEGLVRNRSSPEQAGRGAVFVLRADLMATAARSQFPAVARAVFAARNGRLVDQLRRLTSALLPSRPELARVVWQPRALPASSGAQPGAGLEYFNGIGGFACDGREYAVVLQSGQSTPMPWVNVVANPVCGFLVSAEGGGHTWVTNSREHPLTPWSNDPVTDPPGEAFYVRDDETGMRWGPRAGPIHDDTPDEAPYLANHGQGYSRFSHAAAGIVVDLLQFVPLADPVKISRLSLRNLSDRPRRLSVAAYVEWALGPSRGAAAPHIVTELDAATGALFARNDWSQTYRGRVAFADLGGLQSAWTADRREFIGRNGVLGDPAGFPGSIGVAPLSGRVGAGLDPCAALQTKVDLAPGEAAEIVMLLGEGSDVTAARQLIARYRHADLDAVLAEVTAFWDETLDTIQVKTPDRAMDLMLNRWLLYQTLSSRIWARAGFYQASGAYGLRDQLQDGMALALARPALTREHLLRAAARQFPEGDLQHWWLPESGSGVRTRISDDRVWLAYTTAHYVEVSGDRAVLDISIPFLEGRPLADGETDAFFTPGISKSAASLFEHGARGLEQSLALFGAHGLPLIGTGDWNDGMNRVGEAGRGESVWLGWFLYATLEAFAPLAAARGEHERARCWHARADAVREALETAGWDGAWYRRGYFDDGTPLGSAGAAGCAIDSIAQSWSVLSGAADPARAAQAMAELDAQLIRDEEGLALLFTPPFDRAPVDPGYIRGYPPGIRENGGQYTHAASWSVLAFARLGDGERAASLFALLNPVHRSRTRSGANRYRVEPYVVAADIYSVAPHLGRGGWTWYTGSAGWLYRAGLEGLLGLCKQGDMLTIRPCIPRSWPGFRATLRHGAAHYDIVIDNFAPAATGMSHIVVDGVGLEPGACVLRLVDDGRRHQVSVSLGIAQPVLP; from the coding sequence GTGTTGATAGGTCATTTTGCGCGAGGCAAGCGTTCCCCCTGGAACAATATCCAGCCGATTCGCGAGGAGTTCTTCGGCGATGAGCGGCTGGCGCAGCATGCGGCGAGCCTCGCGCACGCGCAAACGGTGGCGCCCCGTCAGACATTCGGGCCATCCCTGGTCCGGCGCCTGAAGCACAACGCAGATCACCTGCTGAAGGCCTATCGCAACACCGTGGTGTCGGATGCACTCGGCGAGCAGATCATGCCTGCCGCGGAGTGGCTGCTCGACAACTACCATCTGATCGCGGAACAAGTGCGCCAGGTTCGTGAGGATCTTTCCCCGCGCTATTATCGCCAGTTGCCCAAACTCGACGATGGGCCGTTCCCAGGTTATCCGCGCGTGCTCGGCATCAGCTGGGCCTTTGTCGCCCATACCGACAGTCGTTTCGATCCTGAGGTGCTGTGCCGCTTCATGCTGGCCTATCAGGCCGTGGCGCCACTGACGATCGGCGAGCTATGGGCGGTGGGGATCACGCTGCGGATCGTGCTGATCGAGAACCTGCGACGGCTCGCGGACCAGATCACCGACGAACGACAGGCACGGCTCGATGCCAATGCGCTGGCCGACCGTCTGCTCGGCGAGGGCGGGAAGGCGCGTGAAGCGGCCGGCCCGCTGATGGTGCGCCACGAATATGCGGTATCGCGCGACGCCTTCGCGGTGCAGTTGATTCAGCGCTTGCACGATCACGACCCGGCCATCGCGCCCGTGCTGTCGTGGCTGCACCGGCAACTGGCGCTGCGCGGCACGACGCCGGACCGAATCGTGTCCGCCGTCAACCACGAACAGGGCGCGGCCAACCTGACCGTGCGCAACATCATAACCAGCCTGCGCCTGATCTCCGAGGTCGATTGGACCGAGCTATTCGAACAGATCAGCCCGGTCGACCAGGCGTTGCGTCGGCATCCGGGCTTCTCGCTGATGGATTTCCCGACCCGCAACCGCTATCGGGACGCGGTCGAGGCGCTGTCCCGTGGTTCACGGGTCAGCGAACTGGAGATCGCTCGTCGGGTCGTTGCCGATGCGCAGGCGTGCGGCGCCGGCCGGGCGCCGGATGCCGAGGATGCGCCGGTCCGCGAGGCCGATCCCGGCTATCACCTGCTGGCCGGCGGCCGCGCCGCGCTCGAAGTATCGATCGGTTATCGCGCGCCGCTTGCCCAGTGGTGGCGGCGCCTGACGCGGCGCACCGGCCTGGCCGGATATCTCGGCCGCATCGGCTTGCTTGTCGCGACCCTGCTGGCGGCGATCCTGGTTTGGTTGGCACGCGAGAAAGTGCCCGGCCCCTGGCTGGTCGGGCTTGGCGTGGCCGGCTTGCTACCGGTGCTCGATGTGGCGGTGGCACTGGTCAATCGCGGGGTGATGCACGACATCGGCACTAGCCCGCTGCCGGGACTCGATTTGCTCGATGGTATCCCGCCGGCCTTGCGCACGATGGTTGCCGTGCCGATGCTGCTGAGTTCGGAAGCAGCGCTCGCCGAGCAGATCGAGCGTCTGGAGATCCACCATCTCGCGAGCCCCGCGGGCGCGCTCTATTTCGCCTTGCTGTCCGACTGGGTGGATGCGCCGGTGCCTCGCCTCGAGTGCGACGAGGCACTGCTGGCCGACGCGATGGCGGGCATCGATCGCTTGAACCGGCGCTACCCCGTGGCCGAGGGCGAGCCGGCTCGCTTCCTGCTGCTGCATCGCGAGCGCGTCTGGAACGAAAGCGAGCGATGCTGGATGGGTTGGGAGCGCAAGCGCGGCAAGCTCCACGAACTGAACCGCCTGCTGCGTGGTGCGCCCGATACTTCCTTTCTGGCTTCGCACGGCCGGCCGCCCAGCGTGCCGTCCGATGTGCGCTACGTAATCACGCTCGACGCCGATACGCGGCTGCTGCGCGACACCGTGCGCCGCCTGATCGGCAAGATGGCGCATCCGCTCAACCGTCCAGTATTTGATCCTGCCGGCCAGCGCATCGTCGAGGGTTATGGCGTGCTGCAACCGCGGGTGAGCGCCTCGCTGGCGAGCGGTGAGGAGGGATCGCTGTTCCAGCGCGTATCCTCGGGCGCGCATGGTATCGATCCCTACACGTCGGCCGTATCGGATCTCTATCAGGATCTGTTCGACGAAGGTTCGTACGCCGGCAAAGGCATCTACGACGTCGACGCGTTCGAGGCCGCGCTAGCCGGCCGCGTGCCCGACAACACGGTGCTCAGCCACGACCTGTTCGAGGGCATCTTCGCGCGGGCTGGGCTGGCCTCGGACATCGAGGTAGTGGAGGCCGCGCCGTCGCGCTACGATGTCGCCGCCGCGCGCCTGCACCGCTGGGCACGCGGTGACTGGCAACTGTTGCCGTGGCTGGTATTCGGCCATGGACCCCTGCCGGCTGTCGGCCGCTGGAAGATGCTGGACAACCTGCGTCGCACGCTGACCGAGCCCGCCTGGCTGTTCGCGCTGCTGGCCGGCTGGCTGCTGCCGTCGCCGCGCGCCGCGCTGGTGTGGAGCGCGTTCGTGCTGGCGACGATCGCGCTGCCCCTGTTGTTGCCCGCCCTGTGCGCGCTGCTGCCGAGCTGGCGTCGCGAGCATGTCAAGATGACCAGGCTCAGCCTGTTCCATGGCTGGGCAGTGCAGTGGTGCTTCGCCGGCCTGAGCTTCGGCCTGTCGCTCGTGATGTTGCCGCAGAAGGCCTGGTCGATGGGCGATGCGATCGTGCGGACCCTGTTCCGCGTGGGGGTCAGCCGACGCCATCTGCTCGAATGGGCCACGGCGGCCGAGGCGGCCGCGCGCGCGCGGCCAAGGCTGGCGTCCACCTACCTGCAGATGCGCGGCGGCGTGATGTTGTCGCTGCTCGGCGCGGCCGCGGTGCTGGCGGCTGGCTGGCGCTTCGATCGCCCCGCCGGCTGGCTGGTACTGCCCTTCGCGTCGGCGTGGCTCGCGGCGCCGGCGATTGCATACTGGCTGAGCCGGGCGCCGAGGTCGGCCGGCGATCTGGCCGTGTCCCCCGTCGACGCGCGTCAGTTGCGGCTCGATGCGCGGCGCACCTGGCGCTACTTCGAGCGCTTCGTGACGGCCGGCGACCAAATGCTGCCGCCCGACAATTTCCAGGAGGAGCCGAATCCCGTCATCGCGCATCGCACCTCGCCGACCAATCTAGGCCTGTACCTGCTGTCCACCGTCAGCGCGCGCGAGTTCGGCTGGCTTGGCACCGAGGATGCGGTCTCGCGGCTGGAGGCGACGCTGGGGACCATGGAGCGGCTGGCGCGCTATCGCGGTCATTTCTACAACTGGTATGACACGCGGGATCTGCAGCCGCTCGAGCCGAGGTATGTATCGAGCGTGGACAGCGGCAATCTCGCCGGCCACCTGATCGCGCTCGGCAATGCCTGCCGCGCGTGGGCGAATCAGGTGCACGGCGCGGGACGCGAGGCGATCTGCGAGGGGATCGGCGATACGCTCGCACTGCTGCGCGAGGCGTTGGGCCGGGGCGGCGAGGCCCGTGGCATCCTGCGCGGAGAATTCGAGCAGGTTGCCAATGAATTGGCGCTCGCCCTGGTGCTGGCCGGCGCGCCGGAGGGCGGGGAGGCGGGCACGGCGGCGCCGCGCGCGCGCGCCACGCCGGCCTGGTCCGAGATCCTGATGCTGGTTGCTGCCGTCGCGGACGTCGCGCGCGCGCTGACGGACGAGGCGCAGTGGGCTGGTCGCGATCAAGTGGACGACGTGCTGTTCTGGGCCCGCGCGCTTGAGCTGGCCGTGCAGGGCCACGGTCGGGACGCGGCGCGCACGCCGGAGCAAGCTGCCGGGCTCGACGCTCGCCTGCACGCGCTGACCGATGTCGCGTTGCGGATGGCCTATGCGATGGAGTTCGGTTTCCTGCTCGATCCGGTGCGCAAGCTGCTGTCGATCGGCTTCGCGGTGGCCGACGGGCGGCTCGATCCCGGCAATTACGATCTGCTCGCGTCCGAGGCCCGGCTGGCGAGTTTCGTGGCGATCGCCAAGGGCGACGTGCCGGTTCGCCATTGGTTCCGGCTTGGGCGCTTGGCCAGGCCGGTCGGGCATGGCGCGGCGCTGATCTCGTGGTCGGGCTCGATGTTCGAGTACTTGATGCCGTCGCTGGTGATGCGGGCGCCGGCCAGCAGCCTGATGGCCCGCACCAATCAACTGGTGGTGCGCCGTCAGATTGCCTACGGCGACGACCTGAGCCTGCCATGGGGCATGTCCGAGTCCGCCTACAACGCGCGCGATATCGAGTTGACCTACCAGTACTCGAGCTTCGGTGTACCGGAACTGGGACTCAAGCGCGACCTGGCCCGGCATCTGGTGGTCGCACCCTATGCCAGCGCGCTTGCGGCGATGGTCGCGCCGCACGCAGCCGCGTGCAATCTCGAACGGCTGCGCGCGGCAGGCGCGGGTGGACGCTATGGTTTCTATGAAGCGCTCGACTACACGCCCGCTCGGGTGCCGGAAGGGCTGCCGCTGGTCGTGGTGCGCGCGTTCATGGCGCATCACCAGGGCATGTCGATCGTGTCGATCGCCAATGTCTTGCTGGGCGGTCGCATCCGCGCGTTCTTCCATGCCGAGCCGGCGGTCCGCGCCACCGAGCTGTTGCTGCAGGAGCGCGTGCCGGGCCGCGTCGCGTCCGCGCGTCCGCGCGTCGATGCGAGCTTCGAAGGCCGGGTTCGCGGCAGCGCTCGCACCGTGGTGCGACGCGTGCAATCGGCCGACGATCCTACGCCCGTCACGCACCTGCTGTCCAACGGCCGCTACGCGGTGATGCTGACGGCCGCGGGTTCGGGCTACAGCCGCCGCGACGATATGGCCATCACGCGCTGGCACGAGGATGCCACGCGCGACGACTGGGGGAGTTACCTCTATCTGCGCGACCTCGACAGCGGCGTGGTCTGGTCGGCGGGCTGGCAACCCACGGGAGTGGTACCGGACAGCTACGAAGTGAGTTTCACGGAGGATCGCGCGGAGTTCGTGCGCCGCGACGGCAGCCTGACCACCACGCTCGAGGTCGTGGTGTCGGCCGAGGACGACGCGGAGGTGCGGCGCGTCTCCCTGGTCAATACGGGTGCCCAGGCTCGCGTGGTCGAACTTACCTCCTACGCCGAGATCGTGCTGGCGCCGCCCGCCGCCGATCATGCGCATCCGACGTTCTCGAAACTGTTCATCGAGACCGAGTACCTGCCTGCTGCCGGCGCGATCCTGGCCACCCGTCGCCCGCGCGCGCCCGACGAGCCACAGGTCTGGGCCGCGCACCTCACGGTGAGTGCGGACGAGACGCTCGGCCCGCAACAGTTCGAGACCGATCGCATGCGCTTCATCGGTCGCGGCCGCGGCGTGCGCCAGCCGCTTGCGCTGGCCGAGCCGCGCGCGCTGGCCGGCACCGCCGGCACCGTGCTGGATGCCGTGTTTTCGTTGCGGCGACGCTTGCGCGTCGAGCCCGGCGCGAAGGTGAGCATCGCGTACTGGACCCTGGTCGCGGATTCGCGCGAACAACTGCTCGACCTCATCGACAAACATCGGGACGGCGAATCCTTCTCGCGCGCGGCGATGCTGGCCTGGACCCAGGCCCAGGTGCAATTGCGGCACAGCGCGGTGAGCCTCGACGAGGCGGCCTTGTTCCAGCAACTGGCCGGATACATGCTGTACAGCGACCCCTTGATGCGCCCGAATTCCGCCACGCTGCTGCGCCACGCGGCGGCGGTATCGGCGGCCGGCGGAGTGGGCGCTTCGCCGCTTTGGGCGCATGGCGTGTCGGGTGATCTGCCGATCCTGCTGGTGCGGATCGACGACATCGAGCACGTCGCGATGGTGCGGCAATTGATCCGCGCACACGAGTACTTGCGCAGCAAGCGGCTCGCGCTCGACCTGGTGATCATCAACGAGCGCGCGGCCTCGTATGTGCAGGACCTGCAGGCGGCGCTGGAAGGCCTGGTACGAAACCGGTCGTCGCCGGAACAGGCTGGACGCGGCGCTGTGTTCGTGTTGCGCGCGGACCTGATGGCGACGGCGGCACGCTCGCAGTTCCCCGCCGTCGCACGGGCGGTGTTCGCCGCGCGCAACGGCAGGCTGGTGGACCAGTTGCGGCGGCTCACCAGCGCGCTGCTGCCGAGCCGCCCGGAGCTCGCGCGCGTGGTGTGGCAGCCGCGCGCGCTGCCGGCGAGCTCGGGCGCGCAACCCGGCGCCGGTCTCGAGTATTTCAACGGCATCGGCGGTTTCGCGTGCGATGGCCGTGAATACGCGGTGGTCCTGCAGTCTGGCCAGAGCACGCCGATGCCGTGGGTCAATGTGGTGGCGAACCCGGTCTGCGGCTTCCTGGTGTCGGCCGAGGGCGGCGGCCATACCTGGGTGACGAACAGCCGTGAGCACCCGCTGACGCCCTGGTCGAACGACCCGGTCACCGATCCGCCCGGTGAGGCCTTCTATGTGCGCGACGACGAGACCGGCATGCGCTGGGGACCGCGCGCCGGCCCGATCCACGACGACACGCCGGACGAGGCGCCCTATCTGGCGAACCACGGGCAGGGTTACAGCCGCTTCAGCCATGCGGCCGCCGGGATCGTCGTCGACTTGCTGCAGTTCGTGCCGCTTGCCGATCCCGTGAAGATTTCTCGCCTGAGCTTGCGAAACCTGTCGGATCGGCCACGCCGGCTGTCGGTCGCGGCCTATGTGGAATGGGCGCTGGGGCCGTCGCGCGGCGCGGCGGCGCCGCATATCGTGACCGAGCTCGATGCGGCCACCGGTGCCTTGTTCGCGCGCAACGACTGGAGCCAGACCTATCGCGGCCGGGTGGCTTTCGCCGACCTGGGCGGCCTGCAAAGCGCGTGGACGGCGGACCGGCGTGAGTTCATCGGCCGCAACGGTGTGCTGGGTGATCCTGCCGGTTTTCCCGGCAGCATCGGCGTGGCGCCGCTGTCGGGTCGGGTCGGGGCTGGCCTGGACCCGTGCGCGGCTTTGCAGACCAAAGTCGATCTGGCGCCGGGCGAGGCCGCCGAGATCGTGATGCTGCTCGGCGAGGGGAGCGACGTGACTGCGGCGCGGCAACTGATTGCGCGGTATCGGCATGCCGATCTCGACGCGGTGCTGGCCGAGGTGACGGCATTTTGGGACGAGACGCTCGACACGATCCAGGTGAAGACGCCGGACCGCGCGATGGACTTGATGCTGAACCGCTGGTTGCTGTACCAGACGTTATCGAGTCGGATCTGGGCGCGCGCGGGCTTTTACCAGGCCAGCGGCGCCTATGGCCTGCGTGACCAGTTGCAGGACGGCATGGCGCTGGCGCTGGCCCGCCCGGCGCTGACGCGCGAGCATCTGCTGCGGGCCGCCGCGCGTCAGTTTCCCGAAGGCGACCTGCAGCACTGGTGGCTGCCGGAAAGCGGTAGTGGCGTGCGCACCCGAATCTCTGACGATCGCGTGTGGCTGGCCTATACGACCGCGCACTATGTCGAGGTTAGCGGCGATCGGGCGGTGCTCGATATCTCGATCCCATTCCTGGAAGGTCGGCCGCTGGCGGACGGCGAAACCGATGCATTCTTCACCCCCGGCATTTCGAAGAGCGCCGCCTCGCTGTTCGAGCACGGCGCGCGCGGCCTGGAGCAAAGCCTGGCGCTGTTCGGCGCGCATGGCCTGCCGCTGATCGGCACTGGCGACTGGAACGACGGCATGAACCGCGTCGGCGAGGCAGGGCGCGGGGAAAGCGTCTGGCTCGGCTGGTTCCTGTATGCGACGCTGGAGGCTTTCGCGCCACTGGCTGCCGCGCGCGGCGAGCACGAGCGGGCGCGGTGCTGGCATGCGCGCGCCGACGCCGTGCGCGAGGCGCTGGAGACGGCGGGCTGGGATGGCGCTTGGTATCGGCGTGGCTATTTCGATGACGGCACGCCGCTCGGCTCGGCTGGCGCCGCCGGATGTGCGATCGATTCGATCGCGCAGTCCTGGAGCGTGCTGTCGGGCGCGGCGGATCCGGCGCGTGCCGCGCAGGCGATGGCGGAACTCGACGCGCAGCTGATACGCGACGAGGAGGGGCTGGCGCTGCTGTTTACGCCGCCGTTCGACCGGGCGCCGGTCGATCCGGGGTATATCCGGGGCTATCCGCCCGGCATCCGGGAAAATGGCGGGCAATACACGCATGCGGCCAGCTGGTCGGTGCTCGCCTTCGCCCGCCTCGGCGACGGTGAGCGTGCCGCCAGCCTGTTCGCCCTGCTCAATCCGGTCCACCGCAGCCGCACGCGCAGCGGTGCGAATCGCTACCGGGTCGAGCCTTACGTGGTCGCGGCCGACATATACTCGGTCGCGCCGCATCTCGGACGCGGCGGCTGGACCTGGTACACGGGTTCGGCAGGATGGTTGTATCGGGCCGGGCTTGAGGGACTGCTCGGGCTTTGCAAGCAGGGTGACATGCTGACGATACGCCCCTGCATCCCGCGATCCTGGCCGGGTTTTCGCGCCACGCTTCGCCACGGGGCAGCGCACTACGACATCGTGATCGACAATTTCGCACCGGCCGCCACTGGGATGTCACATATCGTGGTGGACGGCGTGGGGCTCGAGCCGGGTGCCTGCGTGCTGCGGCTGGTGGACGACGGGCGGAGGCACCAGGTGAGCGTGAGTCTGGGCATCGCGCAGCCGGTGCTGCCATGA